Proteins encoded by one window of Lepeophtheirus salmonis chromosome 3, UVic_Lsal_1.4, whole genome shotgun sequence:
- the LOC121114733 gene encoding N-acetylgalactosamine kinase, translating to MSSREKELRNVFKERVGEEPIGMVEVPGRVNIIGEHIDYSGYAVLPMAIEQTAVILFSPSSQPLLTLRNTNSAKYEDFSLDLSTSWTIDKGRHPYWYKYFLCGLKGIIDEFPKVSSKGFNVLYDGQIPPSAGLSSSSALVVAAALCALRVNEMQLESSKLANVCAKAERYIGTEGGGMDQAIEILAEKGKAKLIKFNPLQTFNVILPGGANFVIINSLAESNKAAGTDFNSRVLECKLACKLLAVALDISPISDIHTLGHLQKLSSLSLEEMEECVMKYLKSEDYEKEDLLLNDNTRDLLKDWSFSNRFALQKRAKHVFSEARRVYEFKNVAESQDQDNLNRMGLLMLQSHESCRELYECSHPDLDRLVKLSTDQGAYGARLTGAGWGGCILALFPREKISNFKNIVIESYYKKYKGLHVDNYDYYLFDTQPGGGAYSTLF from the exons ATGTCATCAAGAGAGAAAGAACTTAGAAATGTATTTAAGGAAAGGGTGGGTGAAGAGCCCATTGGTATGGTTGAAGTTCCAGGAAGAGTTAATATTATAGGAGAACATATTGACTACTCAGGCTACGCAGTTCTTCCTATGGCCATAGAGCAAACTGCAGTAATTCTCTTTAGTCCCTCCTCCCAGCCTCTTCTCACACTAA gaaacacAAATAGTGCAAAGTATGAGGACTTTAGCCTGGACTTGTCCACGTCATGGACCATTGATAAAGGACGTCATCCTTAttggtataaatattttctctgtGGTTTAAAGGGAATCATCGATGAATTCCCAAAGGTTTCAAGTAAAGGGTTTAATGTACTATATGATGGTCAAATACCTCCTTCCGCGGGTCTCTCAAGCTCAAGCGCCCTGGTTGTTGCAGCTGCactat GCGCGTTAAGGGTTAACGAAATGCAATTAGAGTCCTCCAAACTAGCAAATGTATGTGCTAAAGCGGAAAGATATATTGGAACTGAAGGTGGAGGAATGGATCAAGCTATTGAAATTCTTGCAGAAAAAGGAAAAGCAAAACTGATTAAATTCAACCCTCTTCAAACCTTTAATGTTATATTACCTGGAGGAGCTAATTTTGTGATAATCAATAG CTTAGCAGAATCTAATAAAGCCGCTGGAACAGATTTTAATTCTCGTGTTCTAGAATGCAAACTTGCTTGTAAGCTCTTGGCTGTAGCTCTTGATATATCTCCTATATCGGATATACATACCTTAGGACATCTTCAAAAACTATCTTCACTGTCTCTCGAAGAAATGGAAGAATGTGTCATGAAGTATTTAAAGAGCGAAGACTATGAGAAGGAAGATTTATTACTTAATGATAATACCAGGGATTTGTTGAAAGATTGGAGCTTCTCAAATCGTTTTGCACTACAAAAAAGGGCCAAACATGTCTTTTCAGAAGCTAGAAGGGTCtatgaattcaaaaatgttGCAGAATCCCAGGATCaggataatttaaatagaatGGGTCTTTTAATGCTTCAATCCCATGAGAGCTGTAGGGAATTATATGAATGTTCACATCCTGACTTGGATCGTTTGGTTAAATTATCTACTGATCAGGGTGCATATGGAGCGCGACTTACAGGTGCCGGATGGGGAGGATGCATTTTAGCCCTGTTTCCaagagaaaaaatatccaaCTTCAAGAATATTGTGATAGAatcatattataagaaatacaaaGGACTTCATGTTGATAATTATGATTACTATTTATTTGATACCCAACCTGGTGGAGGTGCTTATTCTACTCTCTTTTAA